ATCAATATTTAACTGAAGAAATGCCAATTCCTGATTTTTATGTATATGAAACATTAGAGAAAAATTGAGAATGAGCAAAAGAATTAGAAAATATTGTTAATAAAAATAATCCAACATTATCTAAAGAAGAAAGAATTTCTAAAATAGTTGAAATTTATAAAAAAGCATTAGATAAAATAGGATATAAAATTTCAGATAAAAAAACAAACACCATTTTTGAAAAAATAGATTCAGACTTAGATAAAATCTCTAAAAACGGTCTTGAAAAAGATACAAAATATGCATTTCAATTAATATCTGATGAAAACAGACTTTTTAATGATGGTTATCTTTCTACTATTTTAGATGAAAACGATAAAAGTTGATGATCATCAATTTATGCTGATGGTGTATTATATTGAAAAACTAGTCCTATCATTTTTTCTATTATTAGAAATTATATTGAATTAAAAATAATATTTTATGAAGAAATAAGAGGCAGTTATAGAGATGATATACTTGAAAAATTAAAAAATAATAAAAATCTAGAAAATATTTTTCAACAACTAAACCAAAGTGTCTCAGCATATATAGATCCTATCAATCATTATTCATATAATGAGCAATATGTTTTTTCAAATTTTAATCCTTTTTACAAAAAACTTTACATAGAATTAATCAATTGATATAACAAAGAAATAGCTCCGCTCCAAATTAAACTTGGTTTAGAAACAAATAATCCTTTAACTCAGTGACAATACAACAAACACATCACTAAATACTTTTATCCTTTAATCAATACCACAATTAAAACTAATTACACTACTTCAGAAATAGATGCTTTTTATGAAGAATGAGAACGTAAAAACTCTATTAAATATAGCTGAAGAATTTATTAAAAAACATTATTTTTATATGCTAACAAATTAAGATGTAAATCTTGTTGTTAGTTTTTTTATTTATTTTTATGTATCAAAGTTTTGTTTTAGTTGTACCAATATTTTTCTTAATCAATTCACTTATTTATTACTTTAAAAAAATTAAAAAAAATAAAAGTATATATACAAAAAAACAACTTTATAAAAAAGTTTACATTTTATTAGCTATTAACTCTATTGCCTGAGTTTTAGCTATAGCGCATTTATTAAATTTAATATAAAACATTTAGGAGAAAAAAAATATGAAATTTTTACAATATTTAAACGATACAACAACAGGTGGTTTTAACACACCAAGTGGTAAAGCGCCTGAAGTTATTAAAACACTTGCTGAAGAAGCTAGTAATTGAATTTATTATTTTTTAACTATTTCAATTCCAATTGTAGCTATTATATTTATTTCAGCAATAGTTATATTTTCAACATTAATGAGTACATCAACAGATCAAGAAAAAAGATCATTTTATAAAAAATCACTCAAAATTGTATTAATAAGTCTTGTGATTGTGATTGTTGCTATAGCATCTATTCCAATTGTCTTAGCTAAAATTGGTGGTTTAATTTAAAATGATTTTTGATGGAATTATAAATGGCATTGCCTATGGTGTATTTTCTATTTTTTGGTACATACTAGTTTGATTTCCTTATACAATATTAAAAATTACATTTTCAACATTTCAATATTTAGGTTTTCCAATAGTTAAAAAAATATTGTTTGGTTCTGAAAATCAAAATGAAAATTGAAAAAATGTACCAACTAGTTATTGAGCTATGGGTATTATTGCAATTGTTTTATTAATTGTAGTTATGATTGCAGTTATTTTTAAATTTATTGCTAAGCATCGACATAACAATGAAGAAAGTAATGTTTTAATAAAAGCATTAAAAAAATTATTACCTTCAATATCTTTATTGGTTTTAATCCCTTTTTTAACTTTTGCTTTTATTATAATTTTACAAATTTTTTTAGATCTGCTTTTTATTGCTATCAATGGTCAAAAAATAGGTTTAGCTGAATCTTTATTTATTTCTAATAAACCTGACAAAATAGAGTCGCAAACTTGAAGTGAAATAGCAACAACTAAAAAACCTTTTTCAGTTATAAGTATAAATACTTATTCTACTTTTAATTGAGGTGAAGGTGTTCAAACCATTATTTTTCTTTCAATCTCTGGAATTTTAATTCTTTATGGAATGATAAAACTATTATTTGTTTACGCTGTTAAAATTGTTGAAATATTTTGGCTTTTTATTTCAAGTCCTATTTTTAGTGTTTGAAGTATTTATGATAATGGAGAAAAATTTAAAACTTGAAAAAATATTTATTTAGGTAAATTTTTTATGCTTTTATATTATCAAGTTGCCTTAGGTCTTTTAATGATTTGAATTGGTGTTGTAAATAATTTGAATAATATTTTTGAAATAGAAGCAAATTCAAAAATACTAAGTTGACTTTTGCATTTAGCTTTAGTTTGAGCAGGGGCAATAACAATTCATAGTTTATCTGCAGAAATTGCCCAAATGTTTGGTTCAAGCATTTCACACAATGAAGCTTCACAAATGTTTGATAAATCTATTAAATCAGGAGCTATGCTTCTCGGTGGTGGAGCAGCAGCTGCAGGTTTTGCTTCTAAAAAATTAATTGGTGAAGATTTTCACAAAAATCAACTCAAAAAACAATTAAAAGAAGGTGACATTTCAAAACTAGGTTATAAAAATGCATTAAGAGATTTAAAAAATGAAAGAAAAGCAGAAGGACTTAGTTGAAGAGATACAAGAGATGGATTATTAGCTGGTGGTAAAACAAATAATAAACTCTACAAAACTCAAAATAAAATTGCTAAAATTGATGATCAAATCGATAAAAAACTTAATTTTATGGAAAGTGATGAATATAAAAATCTTAAACCTGAAAAACAAAAAATTCATAATGCAAAACTTGATTTATTAAATAACAAAAAAGAATACTTAAAACAAGAAAATAAACCAAGGGAAGAATGAGCAAATAAAATATCTAATTTAAATCCTGTAAAATCTCAAACTAAAACTTCGGTTCAAAAAAGAATGACAGAAAATTTAAAAAAATATGACTTAACACAAAGCGAAATATCTAAAGCATATAAAGAATTTGAAAACTCTCAAAATGATTATAAAGATGCCAAAAAAGAAAATAACAAAATTAAAATGCAAAACTTTAAACAAGCGATAAAAAATAAGTTTAAAAAAGGAGAATAATTAAATGAAATTACAAAATAAAAGAATTAAAAACAAAGGTTTAAAACTTTGAAAATTTATAACACTAAATGATGTCCCGGTTCTTTTAGCTATTTTTCTTACAAGTGCTGCTATAGCTTTTTTAGGTTTAGATTTTTTAAATGTTTTTATTCAACTAATTATTTTTATTGTTTTAAATTTAATTTTATTTCCTTTAGTATTTTTTTATCCAAGTCAACAATGTAAAGGTTATGTATTTTTATATCGTTGATTTATCTTTTTAGCAAGACCTAAAAAATATAAAAGTAATAACAAAATTACTAATACTTCAGCACTAATTCCCTATAAAAAAATTAATGAAAATTTTATTGAAATTAGTGAAGGTTATTTTGGAGCTCTTGAAATAACAGGTGTAAATATATCTACTTATGATAGTGATGAAATTTCTAATTTACTTGATCGTTTTGCCAAAACACTTAATTTAGTTACAAATAAAATTTCTATTGTCAAATTACCTAAAAAACAAAACTTAAGTAAAAATCTTGAATTTTTAAAAACTAATTTTCAAAATCAAAATAACACTATTTCAAATGAATTATACAAATCATATGAAGAAGATATTGAAAATATTTTTAATGAAAGAACAAAAGATCATTATTATATTATTGTTTTTGACACCAAAATCGAAAAACTTAAAAAACAATTTAATTTAATAAGTCAAAATCTTTTTCATTCTAAATTAGAAAATAAACAATTAACATTAAAACAATTGTTAAATTTAACTATAGAAATCATTAACCCTGCTGCAAAATTTAGTGATGAGGAAATTCAAAAAATTTTGAAATCTAAAAATATTGAAAACTTTTTCAAACAACAAAACATTAAATTTAAAGCTAGTCATTTTAACATTAATGATTATTGATTTTCAACACAAACAATTGGTGAATATCCATTTAAGCTTGAAGCTGGTTGAGCAAACAAATTGTTTGACTCAAATTCAGTTGTAGTTTGAAATTTAAGAAAATTATCTGAAAGTGCTAAAAAAAGACGTTTTAACAGTGCTGCTAAAAAAATTGAAAGTAATATTGAAGATGAAAAAAACCGTGTAAGTAGAAGACGTGATTCATTTGAATATCAAGCTTTAGATAATATTATTGATATAGCTTCTTCAGGGACTGAAGAAATTTTTGAATCTGACTTTATTTTTTTTAATCGAGCATTATCAAAAAAAGAATTAAATTACATTGAAGAAGTTAATAAAAATAATTGTATAGTTTTAGGGGCTAAAATTAATAATTTAACTTTTAGACAATTTGAAGGTTTAAGTAGTGTTTATTTTAAAATGTTTGATTCAACCAAAGATCAAACTGAAATAATTTCTTCAAACATCGCATATGGTTGACCATTTGCTAATGCTCATTTAAATGATGGAAATTATCATCTTCTAGGGACGCACTTTATAAATAATGAACCATTATTTTTTGATCAATTTAAAAATGATGATCATAGAAAAAATAACAATATGTTCATTTTAGGAACTTCAGGTTCAGGAAAATCAACTTTAACAAACAAAATCATCACTTATCAATATTCATTGGGTAATCAAATCATTTTAATTGATCCTCAAAATGAATATGCAACTTTAGGTCAAAAATTAAATGCATCAATTATAAATATTGGTTCAGGTTCAGATACAACCTTTAACCCTTTACAAATTAGAAAAAATTTTAACCCTAAAACTTTAGAAGAATCAAACAATGCCCAAAGCACTTTTGACAATCAAGAAATTATGATGTTGCATGAACAAAATTTAGAAAAGTTTTTTGAAACTATTTTTCCAACTTTAACTTCGAGAATGCTTAGAGGTTTGGGTAGAGGTTGAAGAAATTTATATCGTAAATTTAATATTTCAATAAATCGTAATTTTGATATCAGTGCTTATGCTAATGAACATTATCCAACTATTGATGATTTAATATTAGAAATAAAAACTTCTAATTTTACAACGTTAGAAGAAAATGAAAAATTAGATTTAATTGATCTACTGGATTATGAATTCGGAAAGAATGGAAAACTTAGACAACTTTATAATGGAAAAACAAATTTTGAAATCTCAAATAAATTTACTATTTTTAATGTTGCTCCACTATTAGAATCTGCATCACTAAAAATTGTTCAAGCTGGTTTTTTCTTAATGATGTCGTTTATTCAAGGTCAAATTTCAAATAACATTAATAAAAAACAAAAAATTCTTTTCATTGTTGATGAAGCACATAAATTTATTGATGAAAAAAATACTTATGCTTTAGACATTATGAATACAACATGAAAAACTATTAGAAAATTTAATGGAGCTGCAATAGCTACAACACAAAATCCTCGTGATTTTTCAGTGTCAGGAGAAGCCAAAAGAAAATCTGAAGCTATTGTTGATAATTCTCAATATGCTGTTATTCATAATTTAACTTCGAAAGATATTGATATTGTTGATGATTTATATAAAAATTCAGGTGGTTTAACTTCTGAAGAAAAAAAATTTATTGCTAATGCAAAAATTGGTGAGTTTCTTTTTGGACTAACATCTAATCAAAGATTTTTAGTTGATAGCTATTTTAATGATTTGGAAAAAAAACTATATTTCAAACAAGGAGATAAAAAAAATTATGATTAAAGAAAGAGAAGTAAGATTTAGTGGTTATTTTGGTGAAAAAAGTGATATCCAAACTTTTAATTTATGAAAGCAAAACATCCTTGATAAAGGTTTATCTTTAAATCAAACTATTTGCGAAATAATAATAACTCATATTAAAAAAGAACAAGAAAAACAAATTATAAGGTCAATTAAAGATGATTTATTTTATGCAATTAGAAAAGCTATTTTCGCTTCTATGTCAAGTGTCTACAAAGAATTTCAAATAAGAAAAACAGATGAAAATTTTAAAAATAAAATTTTAAATTCAAAACTTGATTTAATATCAAATATCCTTTTTAAAAATATAGATATAAATGATGAAATTTTTGATGAACCTTCTCCTAAAGCTTTGAATGAAAGTTTGTATTTCATTCAAAAAGCAAAAAATGATGAAAAAACACTAAAAATCTTAAATGAAACCTTAGCTAAAAATGCAAATAAAACTGAAAAAATATTTGATAGGTTTAGCAAAGGCGATATTTTTGATGAAATTCATGAAGAAAAACTAAAGAAAGAAATAAGAAATAAAAATGAATAAAAATATTAAAAAAACATTGTTGATTTTAACTGGTTTTTCTAGTGTTGTTTTGCCATTTGCTATAGCTTTGAGTTTCAAAACTAATTATCAAAAAATCACAATGCCATCAATATCAAACAAAACAACATTTAACAAAGAATTTAATATAAAACTTAGTGACTACCAATTAACAAAATTTAGTGGCTACATTTCGGGTGGAGAAAATTATTTAATAAATACACTTGTACCTACTTTTACTTATAAAACTAAAGATCAAAATGATGTTATTAAAAAAGCATCTATAACATATACGCAACATCGAGCTATTGGTTATAATAATGGTTATTGATTTGCTTATAATGATGCAAATAATGAGTGACTTGGTGCTGATGTAAAACTAAATAAGCTTTGAGATTATAATTATCATGAAAACCCTACAAAACTAAAAAGCTATTGATATAGTGTTGATTGAAATAAAAAAAATTTAGATGATGGATCATTTGCAAAACATGATTTTTCAAATATTTCTTGATCCATTGATAATAAAAAAGAACTAGAAAATTGAATTGATAATTTAGATATTAAACTTAAAAATGTTACAGATATCTATAGATCTAATGATGAGCAATATATATCTGAAACTAAAAATAGCTATTTTTATTCTAACCCTTCTATATTAAAAAATATAAAAAGTGAAATTAAAAACAATATTATTAAAAAATATAATGACGAAATTCACAACAAACATAATACAGGTGATTTCAGAATTAAAAATCTAAAAATTAAAAATTTAAAATTAGAAGTAAAATTTAAAATGGATTTTGGTAAAACAACAAGAGTTGAAACATCAGGTGGCGAATGCTATGGTTATTATTCTTCTTATTGTGAACCTTCAGTCACAAAAGAAGTTACAATAACAGATACTCTTTTACTAGGTGATAAAATAACTGAATTTAAAGTTAAAGTTAATTTTAATTTTGAATATGAATATGAAAATGTTGCAAATAAAAATTATGCTCAAAAACTTGATGATTATTTACATAAAATTAAAAGCCAATTTAATAATAGTTTTGCAAAAACAAATAATACAATTAAATCTTTGAGTGATGTTTATCCAACTGATGGTTTATATACTAAAGCTAATAAAAGTTTAAATTTAAAAAATACACAAGCTTTTTTTGATTTAAAAATAACTAAATGAACTGAAAAAAATATTTTGAATAA
This Mesomycoplasma neurolyticum DNA region includes the following protein-coding sequences:
- a CDS encoding Mbov_0397 family ICE element conjugal transfer ATPase is translated as MKLQNKRIKNKGLKLWKFITLNDVPVLLAIFLTSAAIAFLGLDFLNVFIQLIIFIVLNLILFPLVFFYPSQQCKGYVFLYRWFIFLARPKKYKSNNKITNTSALIPYKKINENFIEISEGYFGALEITGVNISTYDSDEISNLLDRFAKTLNLVTNKISIVKLPKKQNLSKNLEFLKTNFQNQNNTISNELYKSYEEDIENIFNERTKDHYYIIVFDTKIEKLKKQFNLISQNLFHSKLENKQLTLKQLLNLTIEIINPAAKFSDEEIQKILKSKNIENFFKQQNIKFKASHFNINDYWFSTQTIGEYPFKLEAGWANKLFDSNSVVVWNLRKLSESAKKRRFNSAAKKIESNIEDEKNRVSRRRDSFEYQALDNIIDIASSGTEEIFESDFIFFNRALSKKELNYIEEVNKNNCIVLGAKINNLTFRQFEGLSSVYFKMFDSTKDQTEIISSNIAYGWPFANAHLNDGNYHLLGTHFINNEPLFFDQFKNDDHRKNNNMFILGTSGSGKSTLTNKIITYQYSLGNQIILIDPQNEYATLGQKLNASIINIGSGSDTTFNPLQIRKNFNPKTLEESNNAQSTFDNQEIMMLHEQNLEKFFETIFPTLTSRMLRGLGRGWRNLYRKFNISINRNFDISAYANEHYPTIDDLILEIKTSNFTTLEENEKLDLIDLLDYEFGKNGKLRQLYNGKTNFEISNKFTIFNVAPLLESASLKIVQAGFFLMMSFIQGQISNNINKKQKILFIVDEAHKFIDEKNTYALDIMNTTWKTIRKFNGAAIATTQNPRDFSVSGEAKRKSEAIVDNSQYAVIHNLTSKDIDIVDDLYKNSGGLTSEEKKFIANAKIGEFLFGLTSNQRFLVDSYFNDLEKKLYFKQGDKKNYD
- a CDS encoding Mbov_0396 family ICE element transmembrane protein; this translates as MIFDGIINGIAYGVFSIFWYILVWFPYTILKITFSTFQYLGFPIVKKILFGSENQNENWKNVPTSYWAMGIIAIVLLIVVMIAVIFKFIAKHRHNNEESNVLIKALKKLLPSISLLVLIPFLTFAFIIILQIFLDLLFIAINGQKIGLAESLFISNKPDKIESQTWSEIATTKKPFSVISINTYSTFNWGEGVQTIIFLSISGILILYGMIKLLFVYAVKIVEIFWLFISSPIFSVWSIYDNGEKFKTWKNIYLGKFFMLLYYQVALGLLMIWIGVVNNLNNIFEIEANSKILSWLLHLALVWAGAITIHSLSAEIAQMFGSSISHNEASQMFDKSIKSGAMLLGGGAAAAGFASKKLIGEDFHKNQLKKQLKEGDISKLGYKNALRDLKNERKAEGLSWRDTRDGLLAGGKTNNKLYKTQNKIAKIDDQIDKKLNFMESDEYKNLKPEKQKIHNAKLDLLNNKKEYLKQENKPREEWANKISNLNPVKSQTKTSVQKRMTENLKKYDLTQSEISKAYKEFENSQNDYKDAKKENNKIKMQNFKQAIKNKFKKGE
- a CDS encoding Mbov_0398 family ICE element protein, which gives rise to MIKEREVRFSGYFGEKSDIQTFNLWKQNILDKGLSLNQTICEIIITHIKKEQEKQIIRSIKDDLFYAIRKAIFASMSSVYKEFQIRKTDENFKNKILNSKLDLISNILFKNIDINDEIFDEPSPKALNESLYFIQKAKNDEKTLKILNETLAKNANKTEKIFDRFSKGDIFDEIHEEKLKKEIRNKNE
- a CDS encoding Mbov_0395 family pilin-like conjugal transfer protein, with the protein product MKFLQYLNDTTTGGFNTPSGKAPEVIKTLAEEASNWIYYFLTISIPIVAIIFISAIVIFSTLMSTSTDQEKRSFYKKSLKIVLISLVIVIVAIASIPIVLAKIGGLI